The window GCGGTATTAAAGAGACTTCCGCACAAGATTTGCGTGAAGAGAACCCGGAGCAGATAATAGAGAAAGCTGTTTGGGGAATGTTGCCGAAGAACAAATGGCAGAAAAAATTAATAAGCAGGTTAAAGGTTTACGCGGGGAACGAACACCCACATGCTCCTCAGCAGCCTGAAACATTGGAGGTATAGTCAGAGACATGGCTGAAGTTAATTACTACGGAACAGGAAGAAGAAAAACCTCTATTGCCCGTGTTTGGCTAAAACCGGGTGATGGTAAAGTCACAATAAATAAAAGAGAAGCATCAGAATATTTCCCAAGAGATTCATGGGTTGTGCATGCGCTAGAGCCTTTGGATACAACAAACACTAAAGGCAAATATGATGTTTTAATAAAAGTAAAGGGAGGGGGTCTAACTGGGCAGTCTGGTGCCGTAAGACACGGTCTAGCCAGAGCACTGCTTCAGGTAGACGACTCTCACAGACAACCTCTTAAGGCAGCAGGTCAGCTTAGAAGAGACTCCAGAATGGTTGAGAGAAAGAAATATGGACTCAAAAAAGCGAGAAAAGGACCACAGTTCTCAAAGAGGTAATTTACACATTGGCTACCAATAAGAAAAAAAAGAAATCTAACAAAAAATTAAACAAAATCTCTGCGCCAAAAGGAAAACTAGGAGTACTTTTGCCCGGAATGAGCGGAGCTGTTAGCACCACTTTTGTTGCTGGCGTTGAGGCAATCAAAGCAGGTTTAGGTAAGCCAATTGGCTCCCTTACTCAAATGGGGACAATCAGAATTGGCAAAAGGACCGATAAAAACTCACCCTTAATAAAAGATTTTATTCCTTTGCGTGATTTAGATGATCTGGTTTTTGCAGGTTGGGATATTTTTCCAGACGACTGCTATGAAGCATCCCTTAAGGCAGGA of the Thermodesulfobacteriota bacterium genome contains:
- a CDS encoding inositol-3-phosphate synthase, whose amino-acid sequence is MSAPKGKLGVLLPGMSGAVSTTFVAGVEAIKAGLGKPIGSLTQMGTIRIGKRTDKNSPLIKDFIPLRDLDDLVFAGWDIFPDDCYEASLKAG
- the rpsI gene encoding 30S ribosomal protein S9, which produces MAEVNYYGTGRRKTSIARVWLKPGDGKVTINKREASEYFPRDSWVVHALEPLDTTNTKGKYDVLIKVKGGGLTGQSGAVRHGLARALLQVDDSHRQPLKAAGQLRRDSRMVERKKYGLKKARKGPQFSKR